The DNA sequence CAAATGTTTATGGGTGTTGGACTGATTCAGCAGCCAATGGAGTTTTTACTCTACTCCGACTTTGCGGTGGTGCTGGGTATGGTGCACCTTTACATCATTTTTATGATTGCGCCCATTTTCAACAGTTTGATGCGAATCGAGCGCTCCTTAGTAACCGCAGCTGAAGACCTCGGCGCTTCTGGCCTGCAGGTTTTTAAGGAAGTGATTTTGCCACTATCGGCACCAGGCATTGCGATCGGCTCGATCTTCATTGTCACGTTGGTGATGGGCGAGTTTGTGACCGTTCGCCTCATGGGGGGCGGGCAGTCAGCATCGGTTGGCAAGCTGATTCAGACCCAGATTGGTAGTTTGCAGTATCCCTTGGCGGCGGCTAATGCGATCGTGCTGTTAGCCGTGACCATGCTGATCATCGTCTCGATTCTACGCGTGCTAGATATTCGTAAGGAGCT is a window from the Leptolyngbya subtilissima AS-A7 genome containing:
- a CDS encoding ABC transporter permease gives rise to the protein MSETWKALKPYALITPQTLVFLLFLVFPILMIGVVSFWEFNGYSMTPAFTLANYQGILTDVTFKTYLNTFKFLGMVWLATLLIGYPVAYFLAFHVPKLEWQILLFLVCTIPFWTSNIIRMISWVPLLGREGLVNQMFMGVGLIQQPMEFLLYSDFAVVLGMVHLYIIFMIAPIFNSLMRIERSLVTAAEDLGASGLQVFKEVILPLSAPGIAIGSIFIVTLVMGEFVTVRLMGGGQSASVGKLIQTQIGSLQYPLAAANAIVLLAVTMLIIVSILRVLDIRKEL